The genomic DNA gaatatatactttatagggtctccgacgtttccttgtgGGTGCTAaaaattcgtggcaaacttaatacacataATAAACTTAATTACACTTTTCAATTGAATTTCTCGTTTTGCTATGTTCATTGTCCAGAAATTGAGATGTATATATTAGGGCGgttcaaagtaaataaatatttttttttcgcttggtatgttactttaaaaaataggttcttagatgCCTCAACGAAGATCTCTCAAAgaatgagctcttaattgtaacagtAAGATTCTTCGccttaaaattttctatttttctcttattatgagatagaaaaattcatttctcgcttccaactacttgaaaaaatatttcgtttcacAGATTTAGTTGAAAATTAAAGGCGTCTTAGATcatatttttcagagtaccaagcgaaaaaaaaaattcgtgttttttttttacccacacgtgtatatcatatatttagttATGTTTATTCCTTGCAGCTATTTAAAGTTCACCAAGTCTGGTAATCAGAATAATAACTGGAACGAGGCACACTTTTATATAGACGAAATGGAGGATGATTTTCAAATAGTATTCGTCGCGGATGGCGCCAAAAATCACTTAAGTGACATAGCTATAGACGATGTGAAAATAATGTTTGGCACCGAATGTAAGGCTTTGGATAATCATGATGATGAACCCGATGACTCCGCTGAGAATGAGAACACCACTACAGGTCAGCTGACCACTTCTTCTGCAATTTTCATTCacttgaaaaatattgtattattattattattatgattttctAGAACAATCTATCTACGACACTTTATCGTGCGTGTCACGTTGCGGCAATAAGACGAAGCTCGGTATAATGCGCAATGCCACACATTTGATAGGTCTTTGCAGTTGTGACGATAGTTGTATAGCTGACGATGATTGCTGTCCGGATTATACGAAAGTGTGTCTCGGTAAGTTTtgaatgcataaaaaaaaacaataataaagaaatacaaatattaaatatgagtACTTGGGCCACATTAGATGCGCCACTGGAGTCGACCACGGTTAATATACCGAACACTACAACAACCACGGTTAGAGGTGATACGaaatcgacaacaacaacattaaaagaaattataatcacaaaagcaacaaccaaTACAAGCACTACGGCAACGACAACAACTACAATGACAACAACCAAAAGGCCCACAACTACAAGTACAAGCACTACAACAATGCGTCCGACTACATCAACCACACATAAGCCAATAACAACAAGCACGCGCAAGGCGATAACCACCCCAACCACAACATACAAGCCAAAGCCTACGACTACTAAACGCACAACACcctcagcagcaacaacaacaacaaccacaataacaacaaccaaaattcgtacaataccaacaacaataacaacgtctACAAAACGTTTCACTACGCCAACCACAATTTTACCTGTGCCTCAAACTTATACACTCTACACACAACCCATTCTAAGCGTGACCACCGTCGCGACTATTGGCCACAAAAAAGCCGCAAGCGAGGCCAAGGAAATACCAGCAAGTAAGTACTAGTTACAATTTCTTAATTGTTTCAAAGAATTTAAATTCTACTTCAAGATAGCACATTTTTTAAACatcaataattgtaattagAGTATATGAGAATATGGTATCGAACTTTAAATGTGCAAACTGTGCTTGGAGCGCTATAAACTAATAATTGTCAAAAAGGAATGTCGGTTCAAGGGTTCGTGGTGCAAGGTCCGGAAGTTGTTCAACctgcaaaagaaaaataaaactggCCATTTATTTGTCAAAATAGTTTCCAGCTCAGTACTGTCAGTATCTATCAGCTATCTCGCACACCTTCAATTGATAGTAAATTTCGGTTGCAATAGTGCCGCCAGCGATTGGAGAGGCCAAGTACTTATCTATCCGCCTTTGTATGTAAGCTCAATGAAAAGCAACAAGCTATCTTTTTCTTTTCAGTAaagtttactaaaatatttttcggtgCCCAAAGTAAAGAGTCTTACTCTAAtgtaatattatgtatttttgtttagaatttgcaaattaaatatttgtttcaaaatgTGGCATTTTTCATCATCattcaatgtacatatatataacacatTCCGCAAATTCTCATTCAGAACACAAAATAAGTCTATCAGACAGTAGACCAATATTTCGACAGCACTTTCTCTCAAACATTTCAAACTCTTACAGAAAATCAAACGCGAACCAATGTCAACACACATACCTGGGAATGGCATCCGAAGCCTGAGTCAAACCCGCGCGGAACTTTGGTACTACTATTTATATTCGGGATACTGCTTATAACTATTGTTACAGCTGTAATATATAGGCAAAAAGAAGCACTCAAGGCCATTTGGTTACGAAAAAATGGAAATGAGGGTGGCGCAGAAGACAGTAACTCGATAATAGCAAATTTTGCACCAGAACACGCTACTCGCAATGACAGTAATGCGACTAATGGAAGCAAAGCCGGAAATCATATAAAACTGTCGTTTCCCGGCTTAAGAAAGGGTTGGTCGGATAAACGTGGATGCTCAGATGAAGAACCACTGTGTAGTGAACATCATAGCGACGACATACCACTTCTCTGAGTAAACGAGGTTCCGAAGAGAAATGTATTCCGCGCTCAGCTAAccatatttaatgttttttaaattgttcCATAATAATCTAAGTAAAATAGCATTTCACTATTgctatatttgtttaatttcagtaaacatatttttcaaaactcatACGAATTTTCTCAGAAAGCAAAAAGATagctacaaatttattataaaaaaaaataatttttgtaaaacatttatcagtaaaacatattttttttttcatttaagaaaCAATAGGctatttaaatttacttattgTAACGGCAGTTTAAAATTCTGATCAAATTTCAAGTTTGAAATTAAACAGCGCTTCAAGCTTTGTTAGGTAACAGAGGCTTTTGCTTAAATGGCAAATTGTATCGGTTATAGAACGCCTTTCAATATGTAGTGGAGTACAGATTATATATTGAAAGTCTTTAAGATTGGAATTGCTTTCCTAGAGAAAGCCTCTATTTAGGTCTCTTTCTATTGTACATAGTAATCCTATTGTACGGTACACATATTGTTGCCGAAATCGCGCTTTAGGGGAATCTGTGTTTATAATTATACTGAAATCTATGTGCTATTAGAAACTATGATAACTTCACGGAGGTCTTTAATTTGTCATTGCATTAGTTAAATTTTTCCGTATACGTCTCATCTTCTATATTTTGGCGCTTACAATCAGACGGCTGTTTAACTTTaggtattttttgtattaattgcaAGTATAGTCGTTCCAAAAGGTTCCGAACAAATTAGTGAATAACTTCAACTCTCGATGACACTGCTCGACAGAGTTTGTTAGCTAAttctatatataaaactatatatattacattagaTTAAGAAAGGGGAAAAATGTCGGAGAAATACATTTCCTTAAGGTCTACGTGGTAACGTCCTCATTCGACACAAAATTCTACCCGACGAGTAACTTTTTCAAGTTTGGAAACAAGAAGGAGCCGCACGGTGCCCAGACTGCCGAATAGAGCGATTGGGGCATTATTTTGGTCATGGGGGCTCCGGAAATTTGAGCCGTTGAGTATTAATGGTAAAATAGCAACATTTCTACGcgaattgtttacattttttgtggAATTCGGCATCTAATTGGCATAGTAAATCGCCATTGCAGAGTTCTGTGAACTTTTCACTCTCTTCAAGGTACTGGGCAATGTGTAGCATATGGCTTGCGAAAAATATGCTCATTATCTTTCCGGCCGATAGGACAGTCTTTCCCTTCTTCTGATTCTTCGCGTGTGAAGTCTATTGTTTcgattgttttttggtttcTGGTGTTTACCACTGGATCCATGTTTTGTCGACGCTGAATACGACCCATTTGGTTTCTCAACTATTTCGCACACCTTCAATGGGTagtaaattttacttttctctGTTCTACCTATTTTACTATTGGCCGAttttaaaaattggtttttatgtaaataaaaattg from Bactrocera oleae isolate idBacOlea1 chromosome 3, idBacOlea1, whole genome shotgun sequence includes the following:
- the LOC106627482 gene encoding uncharacterized protein, translated to MPHLQSVKRITHLQLIFICCLIFYWIHHVSGIYETRRFSDRSRILCENPEPLPNGFSALRRRNMMLLHYCNNGFKLFGDRRTTCNRGKWVGNRPICASNVCDIPAKNPENGRIQYVDQYHIGIYCAERFELAGNRYAYCNGTDWDRPLGYCRPRPGKVSHECDFEPEDMCGWVTDIADGFKWKRTMATNVFTSFHTGPRYDHTTMQVSGGHYMLMESFGATSTPAALTSPIYERAISLKTACCFQFYYLMYGAGVGNLRVYIKPLTKMLSVVIDDKTTYLKFTKSGNQNNNWNEAHFYIDEMEDDFQIVFVADGAKNHLSDIAIDDVKIMFGTECKALDNHDDEPDDSAENENTTTEQSIYDTLSCVSRCGNKTKLGIMRNATHLIGLCSCDDSCIADDDCCPDYTKVCLDAPLESTTVNIPNTTTTTVRGDTKSTTTTLKEIIITKATTNTSTTATTTTTMTTTKRPTTTSTSTTTMRPTTSTTHKPITTSTRKAITTPTTTYKPKPTTTKRTTPSAATTTTTTITTTKIRTIPTTITTSTKRFTTPTTILPVPQTYTLYTQPILSVTTVATIGHKKAASEAKEIPAKNQTRTNVNTHTWEWHPKPESNPRGTLVLLFIFGILLITIVTAVIYRQKEALKAIWLRKNGNEGGAEDSNSIIANFAPEHATRNDSNATNGSKAGNHIKLSFPGLRKGWSDKRGCSDEEPLCSEHHSDDIPLL